The following proteins are co-located in the Doryrhamphus excisus isolate RoL2022-K1 chromosome 15, RoL_Dexc_1.0, whole genome shotgun sequence genome:
- the LOC131102829 gene encoding myosin-11-like isoform X1, with translation MGIPAWQIIVIAGILSGIFWMIYWRLLNGRSKRRAVPRGFRAGSGSGGLSQPEIQPTLLDPAQSKPASADHLHSRQEVHIDSDISDMADPAADDSKFLFLQNDFRNSGVAQADWAAKKMVWVPSEREGFEAASIKEEKGDEVLVELSNGRKATVNKEDIQKMNPPKFSKVEDMAALTFLNEASVLQNLRERYFSSLIYTYSGLFCVVVNPYKMLPIYSEKIIEMYKGKKRHEVPPHIYSITDNAYRNMMQDREDQSILCTGESGAGKTENTKKVIQYLALVASSHKGKKEANPPPQQQQQQQAGSLAYGELEKQLLQANPILEAFGNAKTIKNDNSSRFGKFIKLNFDVTGYLVGANIDTYLLEKSRCIRQANTERAFHIFYYMVAGAKDKIKEELLLEDFSSYRFLVAGHVEVSGLQDDELFDETLEAMEIMGFTEEERIGMLKVVSTVLQLGNIKFEKERNNEQATMPDNTAAQKVCHLQGINVTDFTRAFLTPRIKVGREVVQKAQTKQQVRIQQKPVLASSSKPSPSVHQADFAVEALAKAMYERLFRWILARVNKTLDKSKRQSSSFLGILDIAGFEIFEDNSFEQLCINYTNERLQQLFNHTMFILEQEEYKREGIEWNFIDFGLDLQPCIELIERPNNPPGILALLDEECWFPKATDVSFVDKLLNTHTGHVKFSKPKQHKDKLMFTVLHYAGKVDYNAASWLTKNMDPLNDNVTALLSNSSSNFIQDLWKDADRVVGLETMAKMSDSSMPTSTKSKKGMFRTVGQLYKESLGKLMTTLHNTQPNFVRCIIPNHEKRAGKMDANLVLEQLRCNGVLEGIRICRQGFPNRIVFQEFRQRYEILAANAIPKGFMDGKQACCLMVKHLDLDPNLYRIGQSKMFFRTGVLAQLEEERDIKLTVIIISFQAQARGFLARKAFSKRQQQLSAMKVIQRNCACYLKLKNWQWWRLFTKVKPLLQVTRQEEEMGQKEEELKAAKDAAAKKEAELKDITQKHTQLMEERAQLESKLHAETELYAEAEEMRVRLEAKKQELEEVLHEMEARLEEEEERSSSLQQERKDMEQQLQTMEAHLVEEEDARQKLQLEKVAVEGKVKKLEEDVLQMEDQNNKLQKERKLLEERMADLNSNLAEEEEKSKNLTKLKSKHESMISDLEVRFKKEEKGRLDMEKAKRKVEAEVAELHEQLADLQAQLAELRAQLAAKEEELQATQARLDEESNQRGAAVKKVRELEAFLSEVQEDLEAERAARAKVEAARRDLGEELNALRSELEDSLDTTAAQQELRAKREQEVAMLKKAMEEEGRSHEAQIQDLRQKHGQAVEELSEQLEQAKRVRAGLEKAKQTLEKESADLSADLRSLASAKQDVEHKKKKVEGQLNDLNSRFNESERQRTELGERVSKMTMEVDNLSSLLNEAEGKNIKLSKDVSGLSSQLQDTQELLSEETRQKLNVAGRLRQVEEDKISLAEQLEEESEAKRASERQASSLNVQLADCKKKLDETLGSVEMLEEGKKRLQRDLEAANNEYEEKASAYDKLDKSRGRLQQELEDVLMDLDSQRQLVSNLEKKQKKFDQMLAEERAVSGKFAEERDRAEAEAREKETKVLALSRALEENREALEEAEKTMKGLRAEMEDLVSSKDDVGRSVHDLEKAKRGLEGVVEEMKAHMEELEDELQVAEDAKLRLEVNSQALKAQHERELQAREEMGEEKRKQLLKQLRELEAELEEEKKQRGQASGGKKKLEGELKDMEDQLEATNRGRDEAVKQLRKIQGQVKDLQRELEDSRAAQKDVLASAREAERKSKAMEADIVQLHEMLAAAERARKQMEAERDELAEELASNSSGKTMLSDEKRRLDAKISQLEEELEEEQTNMESLNERLRKSQQLVEQLGAELTAEKSTSQNKEASRQQLERLNRELKAKVQEMEGQGRSKLKSSVTTLENKLKEMEEQLEVESRERQTAAKNLRQKEKKLKDLMLQMEDERKQAQQYKDQAEKGNVRMKQLKHQLEETEEEAQRVVAARRKLQRELDEAAEANDALSREVTSLKGKLRRGGEAGFSAASPRSGGGGGGAMRSLGLIGGSISRRSTTIVENSVEIPEEEPRSPSPPARSPPLEADEEVNEIPPDE, from the exons ATGGGCATTCCTGCATGGCAGATCATTGTGATAGCGGGGATCCTTTCGGGGATCTTCTGGATGATTTATTGGCGTCTTTTGAATGGGAGGTCGAAGCGGAGGGCGGTTCCGCGTGGCTTCCGGGCAGGATCAGGGTCAGGCGGGTTGAGTCA GCCAGAGATCCAGCCGACTCTACTCGACCCGGCACAATCCAAGCCAGCATCCGCCGACCATCTCCACTCCAGACAGGAGGTCCACATCGACTCCGACATTTCTGACATGGCGGACCCCGCGGCGGACGACAGCAAGTTCCTGTTCCTGCAGAACGACTTCCGCAACAGCGGCGTGGCGCAGGCCGACTGGGCGGCCAAGAAGATGGTGTGGGTGCCGTCAGAGAGAGAGGGCTTCGAGGCGGCCAGCATCAAGGAGGAGAAGGGCGATGAG GTTCTGGTGGAGCTGTCAAACGGCCGCAAGGCCACGGTGAacaaggaggacatccagaAGATGAATCCGCCCAAGTTCAGCAAGGTGGAGGACATGGCCGCCCTCACCTTCCTCAACGAGGCCTCCGTACTTCAAAACCTGCGGGAGAGATACTTCTCCAGCCTCATCTAT ACGTACTCCGGTCTCTTCTGCGTGGTGGTGAACCCCTACAAGATGCTGCCCATCTACTCGGAGAAGATCATCGAGATGTACAAGGGCAAGAAGCGTCACGAGGTGCCGCCGCACATCTACTCCATCACCGACAACGCCTACAGGAACATGATGCAAG ACCGTGAGGATCAGTCCATTCTCTGCAC AGGAGAGTCTGGAGCGGGGAAAACGGAAAACACCAAGAAGGTGATCCAATACCTGGCCCTCGTCGCGTCCTCGCacaaaggaaaaaaggaagcaaACCCT ccgccacagcaacaacagcaacaacaagcgGGATCGCTGGCTTAC ggggAGCTGGAGAAGCAGCTGCTGCAGGCGAACCCCATCCTGGAGGCCTTCGGCAACGCCAAGACCATCAAGAACGACAACTCGTCACGATTT GGCAAGTTCATCAAGCTCAACTTTGACGTGACCGGCTACCTTGTGGGGGCAAACATTGACACCT ACCTCTTGGAGAAGTCTCGCTGCATCCGTCAGGCCAACACGGAGAGAGCCTTCCACATCTTCTATTACATGGTGGCAGGAGCCAAAGACAAGATCAAAG AGGAGCTGCTGCTGGAGGACTTCAGCAGCTATCGTTTCCTGGTGGCGGGACACGTGGAGGTATCTGGTCTGCAGGACGACGAGCTGTTTGACGAGACCCTGGAGGCCATGGAGATCATGGGCTTCACAGAGGAGGAGAGAATAG GGATGTTAAAGGTGGTGTCCACCGTTCTCCAGCTGGGCAACATCAAGTTTGAGAAGGAGAGGAACAACGAGCAGGCCACCATGCCGGACAACACGG CTGCCCAGAAGGTTTGTCACCTTCAAGGCATCAACGTGACCGACTTCACCCGCGCCTTCCTGACCCCCAGAATCAAGGTGGGCCGCGAGGTGGTGCAGAAGGCTCAGACCAAGCAGCAGGTAAGAATCCAGCAGAAACCCGTCTTGGCGTCGTCCTCCAAGCCTTCACCGTCCGTCCACCAGGCTGATTTTGCGGTGGAGGCGCTGGCGAAGGCCATGTACGAGCGTCTGTTCCGCTGGATCCTGGCCCGGGTCAACAAGACCCTGGACAAGAGCAAGAGGCAATCTTCCTCCTTCCTGGGAATCTTGGACATCGCTGGCTTTGAGATTTTCGAG GACAACTCGTTTGAGCAGCTGTGCATCAACTACACCAACGAGCGCCTGCAGCAGCTCTTCAACCACACCATGTTCATCCTGGAGCAGGAGGAGTACAAGCGCGAGGGCATCGAGTGGAACTTCATCGACTTCGGCTTGGACCTGCAGCCCTGCATCGAGCTCATCGAGAGGCCG AACAACCCCCCGGGCATCTTGGCCCTGCTGGACGAGGAGTGCTGGTTCCCCAAAGCGACGGACGTCTCCTTTGTGGACAAGTTGCTGAACACCCACACGGGTCACGTCAAATTCTCCAAACCCAAACAGCACAAAGATAAGCTGATGTTCACTGTTCTGCACTACGCTGGTAAG GTGGACTACAACGCCGCCAGCTGGCTGACGAAGAACATGGACCCTCTCAACGACAACGTGACGGCTCTGCTCAGCAACTCCTCCAGCAACTTCATCCAGGACCTCTGGAAGGACG CGGATCGAGTGGTCGGCCTGGAGACCATGGCCAAGATGTCGGACAGCTCCATGCCCACCTCCACCAAATCCAAGAAGGGGATGTTCCGCACGGTGGGCCAGCTGTACAAGGAGTCCCTGGGCAAGCTGATGACCACGCTGCACAACACGCAGCCCAACTTTGTGCGCTGCATCATCCCCAACCATGAGAAGAGG GCGGGCAAGATGGACGCCAACCTGGTGCTGGAGCAGCTCAGGTGCAACGGCGTGCTGGAGGGCATCCGAATCTGCAGACAGGGATTCCCAAACCGCATTGTGTTCCAGGAGTTCCGGCAGAG GTACGAGATCCTGGCTGCCAACGCCATCCCGAAAGGCTTCATGGATGGGAAGCAGGCCTGCTGCTTGATG GTGAAGCATCTGGACCTGGACCCCAACCTGTATCGCATCGGCCAGAGTAAGATGTTCTTCAGGACGGGGGTGCTGGCTCAGCTGGAGGAGGAACGAGACATCAAGCTCACCGTCATCATCATCTCTTTCCAAGCACAAGCGAGGGGCTTCCTGGCCCGCAA GGCTTTCAGTAAACGTCAGCAGCAGCTGAGCGCCATGAAGGTCATCCAGAGGAACTGTGCCTGTTACCTGAAGCTGAAGAACTGGCAGTGGTGGAGACTCTTCACCAAG GTGAAGCCCTTGCTGCAGGTAACCAGACAGGAGGAGGAAATGGGCCAGAAGGAGGAGGAACTCAAGGCAGCCAAAGATGCAGCGGCCAAGAAGGAGGCCGAACTGAAGGACATCACCCAGAAACACACGCAG CTGATGGAGGAACGAGCGCAGCTGGAGTCCAAACTCCACGCGGAGACGGAGCTGTACGCCGAGGCCGAGGAGATGAGGGTGCGCCTGGAGGCCAAGAagcaggagctggaggaggttcTGCATGAGATGGAGGCCAggctggaggaagaggaggaacgcAGCAGCTCCCTGCAGCAGGAGAGGAAGGACATGGAGCAGCAGCTGCAG ACCATGGAGGCCCACTTGGTGGAAGAAGAAGATGCTCGTCAGAAGCTGCAGCTGGAGAAGGTGGCCGTGGAGGGAAAGGTGAAGAAACTGGAGGAGGATGTTCTCCAGATGGAGGACCAGAATAACAAACTGCAGAAG GAGCGAAAGCTTCTGGAGGAGAGGATGGCCGATTTAAACTCCAACCTggccgaggaggaggagaagtccAAGAACCTGACCAAACTGAAGAGCAAGCACGAGTCCATGATCTCCGACTTGGAGG TACGCTTCAAGAAGGAAGAGAAGGGTCGTCTGGACATGGAGAAGGCCAAGAGGAAGGTGGAGGCCGAGGTGGCGGAGCTCCACGAGCAGCTGGCTGACCTGCAGGCCCAACTAGCCGAGCTCCGAGCTCAGCTGGCTGCCAAGGAAGAGGAGCTGCAAGCCACGCAGGCCCG TTTGGACGAGGAGAGCAACCAACGCGGGGCGGCTGTGAAGAAGGTTCGGGAGCTGGAGGCCTTCCTCTCTGAGGTGCAGGAGGACTTGGAGGCTGAGAGGGCAGCCCGAGCGAAGGTGGAGGCAGCCCGTCGGGACCTGGGGGAGGAGCTAAACGCCCTGCGGTCTGAGCTGGAGGACAGCCTGGACACCACCGCCGCCCAGCAGGAGCTTCG GGCCAAGCGTGAGCAGGAGGTGGCCATGCTGAAGAAAGccatggaggaggaggggcggaGTCACGAGGCCCAAATCCAAGACCTGAGGCAGAAGCACGGTCAGGCTGTGGAGGAACTCTCTGAGCAGCTGGAGCAGGCCAAGAGa GTGAGAGCAGGTCTGGAGAAAGCCAAGCAGACTCTGGAGAAAGAGTCTGCAGATCTCAGCGCTGACCTTCGATCCCTCGCCAGCGCCAAGCAGGACGTGgagcacaagaagaagaaggtggagGGTCAGCTCAACGACCTCAACTCACGCTTCAACGAGAGCGAGCGGCAGAGGACCGAGCTGGGCGAGCGGGTCTCCAAGATGACT ATGGAAGTGGACAACCTGAGCAGTCTACTGAATGAAGCGGAGGGGAAGAACATCAAGCTTAGTAAAGATGTTTCCGGTTTGTCCTCGCAGCTCCAGGACACACAG gagctgctgtcagagGAGACGCGTCAGAAGCTGAACGTGGCGGGCCGTCTGCGTCAGGTGGAGGAGGACAAGATCAGTCTGGCggagcagctggaggaggagagcgAGGCCAAGCGAGCCTCAGAGAGGCAGGCGTCCAGCCTCAACGTTCAG CTGGCAGACTGCAAGAAGAAGCTGGATGAGACGTTGGGCTCTGTGGAGATGCTGGAGGAGGGAAAGAAGCGTCTGCAGCGTGACTTGGAGGCGGCCAACAACGAGTACGAGGAGAAGGCCTCGGCCTACGACAAGCTGGACAAGAGTCGCGGTCGACTGCAGCAGGAGCTGGAGGACGTCCTCATGGACCTGGACAGCCAGCGGCAGCTTGTCTCCAACCTggagaagaagcagaagaagttTGATCAG ATGCTGGCGGAGGAGCGAGCCGTGTCCGGTAAGTTTGCAGAGGAGCGGGATCGAGCAGAGGCCGAGGCGAGGGAGAAGGAGACCAAGGTGTTGGCTCTATCAAGAGCACTGGAGGAGAACCGTGAGGCTCTGGAGGAGGCAGAGAAGACCATGAAAGGCCTCCGAGCTGAGATGGAGGACCTGGTCAGCTCCAAAGACGACGTGGGAAGAAGT GTCCATGACCTGGAGAAGGCCAAGCGTGGCCTGGAGGGCGTTGTGGAGGAGATGAAGGCCCacatggaggagctggaggatgaGCTGCAGGTCGCCGAGGATGCCAAGCTACGTCTGGAGGTCAACAGTCAGGCCCTCAAAGCCCAGCACGAGAGGGAGCTGCAGGCCCGGGAGGAGATGGGCGAGGAGAAGAGGAAGCAGCTCCTCAAGCAG TTGCGTGAGCTGGAGgccgagctggaggaggagaagaagcagCGAGGTCAGGCATCTGGCGGCAAGAAGAAGTTGGAGGGCGAGCTGAAGGACATGGAGGACCAGCTGGAGGCCACCAACAGAGGACGAGACGAGGCCGTCAAGCAGCTGCGCAAGATCCAG GGTCAGGTGAAGGATCTCCAACGGGAGCTGGAAGATTCCCGTGCGGCTCAGAAGGACGTGCTGGCCTCAGCGAGAGAGGCCGAGCGGAAATCCAAGGCCATGGAGGCGGACATAGTGCAGCTACATGAG ATGCTGGCGGCGGCTGAGCGAGCTCGAAAGCAGATGGAGGCGGAGAGGGACGAACTCGCCGAGGAACTCGCCAGTAACTCGTCCGGAAA GACCATGCTGTCTGATGAGAAGCGTCGCCTGGATGCAAAGATCAgccagctggaggaggagctggaggaggagcagacCAACATGGAGAGCCTCAATGAGCGTCTGAGGAAGAGCCAGCAGCTG GTGGAGCAGCTGGGAGCGGAGCTGACGGCGGAGAAGTCCACGTCGCAGAACAAGGAGGCGTCCAGGCAGCAGCTGGAGAGACTGAACCGCGAGCTGAAGGCCAAAGTGCAGGAGATGGAGGGCCAGGGCCGCTCCAAGCTCAAGTCCTCCGTCACCACCCTGGAGAACAAGCTGAAGGAGATGGAGGAGCAGTTGGAGGTGGAGAGCAG AGAACGTCAGACGGCCGCCAAGAATCTGCGGCAGAAGGAGAAGAAGCTGAAGGACCTGATGCTCCAGATGGAGGACGAGAGGAAGCAGGCACAGCAGTACAAAGACCAG GCTGAGAAGGGCAACGTGCGCATGAAGCAGCTGAAGCATCAGCTGGAGGAGACGGAGGAGGAGGCGCAACGCGTGGTGGCCGCCCGCAGGAAGCTGCAGCGGGAGCTGGACGAGGCGGCCGAGGCCAACGACGCCCTCAGCAGGGAGGTGACTTCGCTGAAGGGCAAACTGAG GCGTGGCGGGGAGGCGGGATTTAGCGCCGCTAGTCCTCGCAGCGGCGGTGGAGGCGGTGGAGCCATGAGGAGCTTGGGGCTGATTGGAGGGAGCATCAGCCGGAGGAGCACCACCATTGTGGAAAACTCGGTGGAAATCCCGGAGGAGGAGCCTCGCTCTCCGTCTCCCCCTGCCCGCAGCCCCCCCCTGGAGGCTGATGAGGAGGTGAACGAGATCCCCCCTGACGAGTAG